A single window of Pyrus communis chromosome 10, drPyrComm1.1, whole genome shotgun sequence DNA harbors:
- the LOC137747280 gene encoding protein EMSY-LIKE 4-like isoform X2 produces MDYEPYDSSGTDDDFPPSRQHRVPRGGRVTGNGRSGGGSVPYPRMYGETDMEAQIHQLEREAYSSVLRAFKAQADAITWEKEGLLTNLRKELRLSNEEHKELLGRVNAADDVIERIRDWRQAGGVQSGMLSTVQAVHDPIPSPTVSVSRKKQKMTQSVHTQSFAGPTPPFHPQAVTTSHQPSSSTVKRGSVPAPASGAKGKKHKPGQILPGASSMKQYPSSGPTGRGQVSNRVSIGDVVNEPAEGKTNDSLIGRKVRTRWPDDNTFYEAIIKDYNQAEISPEDIQWVGEDPGISHRGGYSGSGHGMNRSVGRDNVPVTGRGRGTPKGQTRKDFPPSQNGIGKKAPDNIQLLHTDTLIKEVERVFGENHPDSVEIEKAKKVLKDHEQALIDAIAKLADISDGESGPLPLNS; encoded by the exons ATGGACTACGAGCCGTACGATAGCAGCG GAACTGATGACGATTTTCCTCCATCACGCCAACATAGAGTTCCCCGAGGGGGTCGCGTTACAGGGAATGGAAGATCTGGTGGGGGTTCTGTCCCATATCCTAGGATGTATGGTGAAACTGACATGGAAGCACAAATTCACCAGCTTGAACGAGAAGCATACAGTTCAGTTCTAAGAGCCTTTAAAGCTCAAGCTGATGCCATTACTTGG GAAAAGGAAGGTCTGTTAACAAACCTTAGAAAGGAGTTGAGGTTATCGAATGAGGAGCACAAAGAACTTCTAGGACGGGTTAATGCTGCAGATGATGTCATAGAGAGGATAAG GGACTGGAGACAGGCTGGTGGGGTTCAATCGGGCATGTTGAGTACCGTTCAAGCAGTGCATGATCCAATACCTAGTCCTACTGTCTCTGTATCACGCAAGAAACAGAAGATGACCCAGTCAGTACATACGCAGTCCTTTGCTGGGCCAACACCACCATTTCATCCACAGGCAGTTACCACATCCCACCAGCCATCTTCGTCTACTGTAAAACGAGGATCTGTCCCAGCCCCAGCCTCAGGAGCTAAGGGCAAGAAACATAAACCC GGTCAAATTTTGCCTGGTGCTTCTTCAATGAAGCAGTACCCTTCCTCGGGTCCAACAGGAAGGGGTCAAGTTTCGAATAGAGTTTCGATTGGTGACGTTGTAAATGAACCTGCTGAAGGAAAGACAAATGATTCCTTGATTGGGAGGAAAGTAAGGACTAGGTGGCCCGACGACAACACCTTTTATGAAGCCATTATAAAAGACTACAATCAAGCGGAG ATATCTCCAGAGGATATTCAATGGGTAGGTGAAGATCCTGGAATCTCTCATCGTGGGGGTTATAGTGGATCTGGTCATGGGATGAATAGATCTGTAGGCCGTGACAATGTTCCAGTTACTGGAAGAGGTAGAGGGACCCCAAAGGgtcaaacaagaaaagattttCCGCCATCACAAAATGGCATTGGAAAGAAGGCTCCAGACAATATCCAGTTACTTCACACAGATACCTTAATTAAGGAG GTAGAAAGggtctttggtgaaaaccaccCAGACTCTGTTGAAATTGAGAAAGCAAAGAAAGTGTTGAAA GATCATGAACAAGCACTCATTGATGCAATTGCAAAGCTTGCTGATATTTCTGATGGTGAAAGCG GACCTTTGCCTTTAAACAGCTGA
- the LOC137747280 gene encoding protein EMSY-LIKE 3-like isoform X1 yields MDYEPYDSSGTDDDFPPSRQHRVPRGGRVTGNGRSGGGSVPYPRMYGETDMEAQIHQLEREAYSSVLRAFKAQADAITWEKEGLLTNLRKELRLSNEEHKELLGRVNAADDVIERIRDWRQAGGVQSGMLSTVQAVHDPIPSPTVSVSRKKQKMTQSVHTQSFAGPTPPFHPQAVTTSHQPSSSTVKRGSVPAPASGAKGKKHKPGQILPGASSMKQYPSSGPTGRGQVSNRVSIGDVVNEPAEGKTNDSLIGRKVRTRWPDDNTFYEAIIKDYNQAEGRHHLVYDINSVNETWEWVNLSEISPEDIQWVGEDPGISHRGGYSGSGHGMNRSVGRDNVPVTGRGRGTPKGQTRKDFPPSQNGIGKKAPDNIQLLHTDTLIKEVERVFGENHPDSVEIEKAKKVLKDHEQALIDAIAKLADISDGESGPLPLNS; encoded by the exons ATGGACTACGAGCCGTACGATAGCAGCG GAACTGATGACGATTTTCCTCCATCACGCCAACATAGAGTTCCCCGAGGGGGTCGCGTTACAGGGAATGGAAGATCTGGTGGGGGTTCTGTCCCATATCCTAGGATGTATGGTGAAACTGACATGGAAGCACAAATTCACCAGCTTGAACGAGAAGCATACAGTTCAGTTCTAAGAGCCTTTAAAGCTCAAGCTGATGCCATTACTTGG GAAAAGGAAGGTCTGTTAACAAACCTTAGAAAGGAGTTGAGGTTATCGAATGAGGAGCACAAAGAACTTCTAGGACGGGTTAATGCTGCAGATGATGTCATAGAGAGGATAAG GGACTGGAGACAGGCTGGTGGGGTTCAATCGGGCATGTTGAGTACCGTTCAAGCAGTGCATGATCCAATACCTAGTCCTACTGTCTCTGTATCACGCAAGAAACAGAAGATGACCCAGTCAGTACATACGCAGTCCTTTGCTGGGCCAACACCACCATTTCATCCACAGGCAGTTACCACATCCCACCAGCCATCTTCGTCTACTGTAAAACGAGGATCTGTCCCAGCCCCAGCCTCAGGAGCTAAGGGCAAGAAACATAAACCC GGTCAAATTTTGCCTGGTGCTTCTTCAATGAAGCAGTACCCTTCCTCGGGTCCAACAGGAAGGGGTCAAGTTTCGAATAGAGTTTCGATTGGTGACGTTGTAAATGAACCTGCTGAAGGAAAGACAAATGATTCCTTGATTGGGAGGAAAGTAAGGACTAGGTGGCCCGACGACAACACCTTTTATGAAGCCATTATAAAAGACTACAATCAAGCGGAG GGACGGCATCATCTAGTCTACGATATTAATTCGGTAAATGAAACATGGGAGTGGGTTAATTTATCAGAG ATATCTCCAGAGGATATTCAATGGGTAGGTGAAGATCCTGGAATCTCTCATCGTGGGGGTTATAGTGGATCTGGTCATGGGATGAATAGATCTGTAGGCCGTGACAATGTTCCAGTTACTGGAAGAGGTAGAGGGACCCCAAAGGgtcaaacaagaaaagattttCCGCCATCACAAAATGGCATTGGAAAGAAGGCTCCAGACAATATCCAGTTACTTCACACAGATACCTTAATTAAGGAG GTAGAAAGggtctttggtgaaaaccaccCAGACTCTGTTGAAATTGAGAAAGCAAAGAAAGTGTTGAAA GATCATGAACAAGCACTCATTGATGCAATTGCAAAGCTTGCTGATATTTCTGATGGTGAAAGCG GACCTTTGCCTTTAAACAGCTGA